In one Motacilla alba alba isolate MOTALB_02 chromosome 7, Motacilla_alba_V1.0_pri, whole genome shotgun sequence genomic region, the following are encoded:
- the COPS8 gene encoding COP9 signalosome complex subunit 8 gives MPVAVMAESSVSFRRLLEQCETQELEAPGGIATPLVYGQLLALYLLHNDMNNARYLWKRIPPAIKSANAELGAVWSVGQRIWQRDFPGIYTAISAHQWSETIQPIMEALRDATRRRAFGLVSQAYTSIVADDFAAFVGLPVEEAVKGVLDQGWQADFATRMVMPKKPGVLEASFNRFIPSSEPAPVPPIPNEQQLARLTDYVAFLEN, from the exons ATGCCGGTGGCGGTGATGGCCGAGAGCTCCGTGAGCTTCAGGCGGCTCCTGGAGCAGTGCGAGAcgcaggagctggag GCCCCTGGAGGGATTGCCACCCCCCTGGTGTACggccagctgctggctctgtacCTGCTGCACAACGACAT gAATAATGCACGTTATCTCTGGAAGAGAATCCCTCCTGCTATCAAATCT GCGAATGCTGAACTTGGTGCAGTTTGGTCAGTGGGACAGAGAATCTGGCAGAGGGACTTCCCAGGAATCTACACGGCGATCAGTGCGCACCAGTGGTCCGAGACTATCCAGCCCATCATGGAAGCGCTCCGAG ATGCAACCAGGAGACGAGCCTTTGGACTGGTTTCCCAGGCTTACACATCCATAGTTGCAGATGATTTCGCAGCCTTTGTCGGCCTTCCTGTAGAAGAAGCGGTGAAAG GTGTGCTGGATCAGGGCTGGCAAGCCGACTTTGCAACTCGCATGGTGATGCCTAAAAAGCCAG GTGTGCTGGAAGCTTCCTTTAACAGATTTATTCCTTCATCag AACCTGCTCCGGTCCCACCAATTCCCAATGAACAGCAGTTGGCCAGATTGACTGACTATGTGGCTTTCCTGGAAAACTGA